The following proteins are encoded in a genomic region of Channa argus isolate prfri chromosome 3, Channa argus male v1.0, whole genome shotgun sequence:
- the rrp36 gene encoding ribosomal RNA processing protein 36 homolog encodes MKRKEKKQGKLMVSKKMRTASSSDDEDSDVEKNFALITQRQAAGAGAEEGEQYCGGEEEDEVSEEEEEGCDEGVEEESDESDGESDVEEKEEVEGDEEEDGDSDVSEEESEDDDEDLEDVGGSSGLQTREDIQKELSNMSFEDIMKLQSKVGTKVYNEVAYGSTKNREISKKKRLNKNRPMEISAKKPAPFLRQVVPVRKPTLRDPRFDDLSGEFKPEIFEKTFKFIDDIKQKEKEIIKKRLKRAKNSNTRKEKLQFLLKRMENQERARLNREQQRERELQFKRQQRERANQGTRPFFLKKSEKKKLQLAEKYQELKKSGKLENFLSKKRKRNAVKDRRKLPKQLHSKK; translated from the exons ATGAAGCGGAAAGAGAAGAAGCAGGGGAAGCTGATGGTATCCAAGAAGATGAGGACAGCAAGCAGCAGTGACGATGAAGACTCTGATGTGGAGAAGAACTTTGCTCTGATCACCCAGAGACAAGCAGCAGGAGCAGGGGCTGAGGAAGGAGAGCAGTATtgtggaggagaggaagaggatgaagtcagtgaggaagaggaggaaggatgTGATGAGGGTGTAGAAGAAGAATCTGATGAAAGTGACGGTGAGTCAGATGTtgaagagaaggaagaggtTGAGGGggatgaagaagaagatggtGACAGTGACGTGTCTGAGGAAGAGagtgaggatgatgatgaagacCTGGAGGATGTTGGTGGGAGCAGTGGTCTCCAGACAAGAGAAGACATTCAAAAAG AATTGTCCAACATGTCTTTTGAGGACATCATGAAGCTACAGAGCAAAGTGGGAACCAAAGTTTACAACGAGGTCGCCTACGGCAGCACCAAGAACCGGGAGATCAGCAAGAAGAAACGGCTCAACAAGAACAG GCCCATGGAGATTTCCGCCAAGAAACCTGCGCCGTTCCTCCGTCAGGTCGTCCCCGTCAGGAAGCCG ACGCTGAGAGATCCTCGATTCGATGACCTGTCTGGAGAATTCAAGCCTGAGATTTTTGAGAAGACGTTTAAATTCATAGATGACATcaagcaaaaagagaaagag ATCATCAAGAAGCGGCTGAAGAGGGCGAAGAATAGCAACACGAGGAAGGAGAAGCTGCAGTTCCTTCTGAAGAGGATG GAGAACCAGGAGCGAGCGAGGCTGAACcgagagcagcagagagagagagagctgcagTTCAAGAGGCAGCAGAGAGAGCGAGCCAATCAGGGAACTCGACCGTTCTTCCTCAAGAAAT CTGAGAAGAAGAAGCTGCAGCTGGCTGAAAAATACCAGGAGCTGAAGAAGAGCGGCAAACTGGAGAACTTCCTGAGCAAGAAGAGAAAGCGAAACGCAGTGAAGGACCGGAGGAAGCTGCCAAAGCAGCTGCACAGCAAGAAGTGA